In Solenopsis invicta isolate M01_SB chromosome 13, UNIL_Sinv_3.0, whole genome shotgun sequence, one DNA window encodes the following:
- the LOC120359323 gene encoding uncharacterized protein LOC120359323, which translates to MAAVVYLRTSCEEEAVNIRFVASKTKVAPLKRLTVPRLELSGAVLLTKLVSHLLHVLEWKNLRIILWTDSSITHTWLNSHPSRWKDFVYNRVCHIQETIPQAEWRFVPGTDNPADFATRGLTTSQLSELSSWWCGPSWLSQPSSAWPRLPTEKPIRENLEERPTKVLSVNTKNYTPWDLINRYSSLVKLYRITATCQRAVSRFKRCTAMSTFGPLTTQELVDAKFYWVKEIQRASFQGDLQLLSKGRPISKSSPLVRLTPFLDAKGLLRVGGRLQFSSLSQDEKHPLILPRESTLTSLIIRDAHLRTLHGGTQITLSLLRSEYWIVGRRAPVRSLIIKSVKCARYRQTRAKQLMGQLPATRVSPNRPFEHTGIDYAGPFVTKTWKGKNARTYKSYIAVFVCFSTSAVHLELVTDYTAEAFIAAYKRFTSRRGICVTLSSDCGTTLKGADAELRRLFSQSTEESTKLASYLQMTGRSGSLTLLPLRTSEGSGKRGLNRSNTTFVEL; encoded by the coding sequence ATGGCAGCTGTTGTGTACCTACGGACATCGTGCGAGGAAGAGGCAGTAAACATCAGATTTGTGGCCTCGAAAACCAAGGTCGCTCCATTAAAGCGATTGACAGTCCCCCGATTAGAGTTATCAGGTGCAGTCTTATTAACCAAACTGGTCTCCCATCTGTTACACGTATTGGAATGGAAGAATCTACGCATAATACTGTGGACCGACTCATCTATCACACATACGTGGCTGAACAGCCATCCCTCTCGATGGAAGGATTTTGTCTATAACAGAGTTTGTCACATCCAAGAAACAATACCTCAGGCCGAGTGGAGGTTTGTGCCAGGTACGGACAACCCGGCCGATTTTGCTACACGAGGTCTAACAACCTCACAGCTGTCGGAGCTTTCAAGTTGGTGGTGTGGGCCTTCATGGCTCTCCCAACCTTCGTCAGCCTGGCCAAGACTCCCTACGGAAAAGCCCATACGAGAAAACCTTGAAGAAAGACCTACGAAGGTTCTTTCAGTTAACACCAAGAATTATACGCCATGGGATCTAATCAATCGATATTCCAGCCTTGTGAAGTTGTACCGAATTACGGCCACTTGTCAACGAGCAGTCTCTCGTTTCAAAAGGTGTACCGCCATGTCAACTTTCGGTCCTCTAACTACGCAAGAGTTAGTGGACGCTAAATTCTACTGGGTCAAGGAAATCCAAAGGGCTTCATTTCAGGGTGATCTACAGCTGCTCTCCAAGGGGCGACCTATTTCAAAGTCAAGTCCGCTTGTCCGTCTCACACCATTTCTAGATGCCAAGGGACTTCTGCGAGTCGGAGGTCGTCTTcaattctcttctctttctcaaGATGAAAAGCATCCCCTAATCTTACCAAGGGAATCAACTTTGACGTCACTCATTATTCGAGATGCTCACTTGAGGACCTTGCATGGAGGCACACAGATCACTTTATCTCTTTTACGAAGCGAGTATTGGATTGTAGGAAGAAGAGCTCCTGTCCGATCTCTCATCATCAAAAGTGTTAAGTGTGCCCGCTACAGACAGACAAGGGCAAAGCAGTTGATGGGTCAACTACCCGCTACCCGAGTCTCGCCCAATCGTCCTTTCGAACATACGGGCATTGACTATGCAGGACCATTCGTGACGAAAACGTGGAAAGGGAAGAACGCACGCACGTATAAATCTTACATCGCGGTATTTGTCTGCTTCTCGACTTCTGCAGTGCACTTAGAATTGGTTACGGATTACACTGCGGAGGCTTTCATCGCCGCGTATAAGCGTTTTACGTCAAGAAGAGGAATTTGCGTCACGCTTTCAAGCGATTGCGGCACTACGCTCAAAGGAGCAGACGCGGAATTACGAAGATTATTCTCGCAATCCACGGAGGAGTCAACCAAACTCGCCAGCTACTTGCAAATGACGGGACGCAGTGGAAGTTTAACCCTCCTTCCGCTCCGCACTTCGGAGGGAAGTGGGAAGCGGGGGTTAAATCGGTCAAATACCACCTTCGTAGAGTTATAG